One genomic window of Euleptes europaea isolate rEulEur1 chromosome 10, rEulEur1.hap1, whole genome shotgun sequence includes the following:
- the SH3BP4 gene encoding SH3 domain-binding protein 4, translating to MAAQRIRAANSGGLPRCKSEGTLIDLSEEFSETSFSSVKVPSPSALMGDNPTSFGNAKEVVAIKDYCPNNFTTLKFSKGDHLYVLDTSGGEWWYAHNTTEMGYIPSSYVQPVNNRNSSLADSGMIDNLLEISDEGARELDLLGDWTDIKWSLAKNNPFLNNVQTNPFMNGNLQIAPDRTKEHSPQSTVLLFDTGLPTFTGSSSATNSSVGNHLDEVPSMNGFEFEQPSRRDNPFFRSKRSYSLSELSVLQAKSENSDSSNFFTGLKSPTPEQFQSREDFRTAWLNHRKLTRSCHNLDLLGQNLGWGQTQPVETNIVCKLDSSGGAVQLPDTNINIQVPEGHVAIGDTQQISMKALLDPPLELNCDKCSTISPVLEIKLSNMEVRTSIVLEMKVSAEVKNDSVSKSLVGVQSLRSDMKDGPYTPVRLSYCYGDTIQVQLENLEPCMYIAVVAQGQNILYPFTVWDYISKKITVGVYGPKHIHPSFKTVVAIFGHDCAPKTLLVTEVTRQVHSTGPVALQLWGKHQFTLARPQDLKICMFSNMTNYEVRASEQAKMVRGFQMKLGKVSRLIFPIMSHDPNELSDFTLRIQVKDDKNNLLTQFCVQTPQPPPKSTVRTTGQRRFLKKNEVGKIILSPLAASSKYPVFQDRPVTSLKYGKLLKTVVRQSKNHYLLEYKKGDVIGLLSEEKIRLKGQLWTKEWYIGYYQGKVGLVHTKNVLVVGKTKPNNFCGPELTTSMLLDQILRPCKFLTYIYASVRTLLMENISSWRSFADALGYGNLPLTFFCRAELDSEPECVASVLEKLKEDCNNSDNKDRKSFQKELMSALLKMDCQGLVVRLIQDFVLLTTAVEVAQRWRELAEKLAKVSKQQMDAYEAPHRDKNGAVDSEAMWKPAYDFMLTWSNQLGDSYRDVTQELHTGLDKMKNPITKRWKHLTGTLILVNTLDILRAAAFSPQESEDWAI from the exons ATGGCAGCCCAGAGGATCCGTGCTGCTAATTCCGGTGGACTCCCACGATGCAAGTCTGAGGGGACGCTAATTGATCTGAGTGAAGAATTTTCAGAAACCAGCTTCAGTTCTGTCAAAG TGCCTTCTCCTAGTGCCTTGATGGGAGACAATCCTACGTCATTTGGGAATGCAAAGGAAGTTGTAGCAATTAAAGACTACTGCCCCAATAACTTCACAACCTTGAAGTTCTCCAAGGGTGATCACCTCTATGTCTTAGATACCTCAGGAGGTGAGTGGTGGTATGCCCACAATACCACAGAGATGGGCTACATCCCATCTTCGTATGTTCAGCCTGTAAACAACCGGAACTCTTCGTTGGCAGACAGTGGAATGATAGACAATCTCCTTGAAATCTCTGACGAGGGAGCCAGGGAACTTGATCTACTTGGAGACTGGACAGACATCAAGTGGAGCTTAGCAAAAAACAACCCTTTCTTGAATAATGTCCAGACTAACCCTTTTATGAATGGGAATTTACAGATAGCTCCTGACAGGACCAAGGAGCATTCTCCCCAATCCACGGTGTTGCTCTTCGATACAGGGCTGCCTACGTTTACAGGGTCCAGTTCTGCCACTAACAGCAGTGTAGGCAACCATCTTGACGAGGTCCCTTCAATGAACGGGTTTGAATTTGAACAGCCAAGCAGGCGGGACAACCCTTTTTTCAGAAGCAAGCGGTCATACAGTTTGTCAGAACTCTCAGTACTACAAGCAAAATCAGAAAATTCAGACTCATCGAACTTCTTCACTGGGTTGAAATCTCCTACTCCTGAGCAATTCCAAAGCAGGGAAGATTTTAGAACTGCATGGTTAAACCATCGGAAGCTGACAAGATCTTGCCATAACTTGGATCTCCTAGGCCAGAACCTTGGTTGGGGTCAGACACAACCTGTGGAGACGAATATAGTTTGCAAGCTTGATAGCTCCGGGGGAGCAGTCCAGCTTCCAGACACTAATATTAATATTCAAGTTCCAGAGGGACATGTCGCCATTGGGGATACTCAACAGATCTCCATGAAAGCTCTGTTGGATCCACCTTTGGAGCTCAACTGTGACAAATGCAGTACCATAAGTCCTGTACTAGAGATTAAGCTAAGCAACATGGAAGTCAGAACTTCGATTGTACTGGAAATGAAAGTGTCAGCAGAAGTTAAGAACGATTCAGTGAGCAAGAGTTTAGTAGGAGTGCAGAGCTTGCGGAGCGACATGAAGGATGGCCCCTATACGCCAGTGCGACTAAGCTATTGCTATGGAGACACAATACAGGTTCAACTGGAGAACCTGGAGCCTTGTATGTATATAGCAGTCGTAGCCCAAGGGCAGAATATTTTGTATCCTTTCACAGTTTGGGATTACATCAGTAAAAAAATCACGGTTGGAGTCTACGGTCCAAAGCATATCCATCCTTCTTTCAAAACGGTGGTTGCCATCTTTGGACATGATTGCGCCCCGAAGACACTCTTGGTGACCGAAGTGACGCGGCAGGTGCACTCCACAGGACCTGTGGCCCTGCAGTTGTGGGGCAAGCACCAGTTCACCCTCGCGAGGCCACAAGACCTAAAGATTTGCATGTTTTCAAACATGACTAATTACGAGGTGAGAGCCAGCGAGCAGGCCAAAATGGTAAGAGGTTTCCAAATGAAGCTCGGGAAAGTCAGCCGCCTCATCTTTCCCATCATGTCACATGACCCCAACGAGCTGTCTGATTTTACATTGCGAATACAAGTCAAGGACGACAAGAATAACCTTCTGACTCAGTTCTGTGTCCAAACGCCGCAGCCGCCTCCAAAAAGTACAGTCAGGACCACTGGACAAAGGAGATTCCTGAAGAAGAATGAGGTGGGGAAAATAATATTGTCTCCTCTTGCAGCCTCCAGCAAATATCCGGTCTTCCAGGATCGGCCAGTGACAAGCTTAAAATATGGGAAGCTGCTAAAAACGGTAGTGCGGCAAAGCAAGAACCATTATCTCTTGGAATATAAGAAAGGGGATGTCATCGGTTTGCTAAGCGAAGAGAAAATCAGACTGAAAGGTCAGCTCTGGACAAAGGAATGGTATATTGGTTACTATCAGGGTAAAGTCGGCCTTGTCCATACCAAAAATGTTTTAGTTGTTGGAAAAACAAAGCCAAATAATTTCTGTGGACCTGAGCTTACCACTAGTATGTTGCTTGATCAGATCTTGAGGCCTTGTAAGTTCCTCACCTACATTTATGCTTCAGTAAGGACTTTGTTGATGGAAAACATTAGCAGCTGGCGCTCCTTTGCAGATGCCTTGGGGTATGGCAACTTGCCACTGACTTTTTTCTGCCGGGCGGAACTGGACAGTGAGCCAGAGTGTGTGGCTTCTGTGCTGGAGAAACTGAAAGAAGACTGTAATAATTCGGACAATAAGGATAGGAAATCTTTTCAGAAGGAACTGATGTCA GCCTTGCTGAAAATGGACTGCCAGGGCTTGGTGGTCAGATTAATTCAGGATTTTGTGCTTCTGACTACGGCTGTAGAAGTGGCCCAGCGCTGGAGGGAGCTTGCTGAGAAATTGGCCAAGGTTTCCAAGCAACAGATGGATGCCTATGAAGCCCCCCATCGAGACAAGAATGGTGCTGTGGATAGTGAG GCAATGTGGAAACCCGCCTATGACTTCATGCTAACGTGGAGCAACCAGCTGGGAGACAGCTACCGTGACGTTACTCAGGAGCTCCACACGGGTCTGGATAAAATGAAGAATCCAATCACGAAGCGCTGGAAGCATCTCACAGGGACCCTAATCTTAGTCAACACCTTGGATATACTACGGGCAGCTGCCTTTAGTCCTCAAGAAAGCGAGGACTGGGCCATTTGA